In Cupriavidus basilensis, one genomic interval encodes:
- a CDS encoding LysR family transcriptional regulator, with translation MRLRQIEVFRAVMLTGTVSEAARLLHVSQPVVTRVLQHAEATLGFRLFDRVKGRLQATPEAGALYGDVERLYGEIERVRRVSESLRHKGAGRLRVAATPSLANPLLVPAVRRFCARHPDTQVQVLTHHTDEIVQGLLANQIDLGFAFSPPRHEAITSEPVAGGQMLLAVPRGEPLAARGRRADVPMHKLVERPFIAYDDNSSLGLLVRQTLARNALEPRSTLEVQTYSLALALVDAGLGLTLLDQYTALGANPERVSLHEVKPALPFEIQLLRASHRGSSSLADAMREQFAAAARELAAALPQRLEAPAVSFEHAPR, from the coding sequence ATGCGATTGCGTCAGATCGAAGTCTTTCGCGCTGTCATGCTGACCGGCACCGTCAGCGAGGCCGCGCGCCTGCTGCACGTCTCCCAGCCGGTGGTCACGCGCGTGCTGCAGCATGCCGAGGCCACGCTCGGCTTCCGTTTGTTCGACCGGGTAAAAGGCAGGCTGCAGGCCACGCCGGAGGCCGGCGCGCTGTACGGCGATGTCGAGCGGCTATATGGCGAGATCGAGCGGGTGCGCCGAGTCTCCGAAAGCCTGCGCCACAAAGGCGCCGGCCGCCTGCGCGTGGCGGCCACGCCCAGCCTGGCCAATCCGCTGCTGGTGCCAGCCGTACGCCGCTTTTGCGCGCGCCATCCCGACACCCAGGTGCAGGTACTGACCCACCACACCGACGAGATCGTGCAAGGGCTGCTGGCTAACCAGATCGACCTGGGCTTCGCCTTCTCGCCGCCGCGCCACGAAGCCATCACCAGCGAACCGGTAGCTGGCGGCCAGATGCTGCTGGCGGTACCGCGCGGCGAGCCGCTGGCGGCCCGCGGCCGGCGGGCCGACGTGCCGATGCACAAGCTGGTTGAGCGTCCCTTCATCGCCTACGACGACAACAGCTCGCTTGGGCTGCTGGTACGCCAGACGCTGGCGCGCAATGCGCTCGAGCCGCGCTCCACGCTGGAAGTCCAGACCTATTCGCTGGCGCTGGCCCTGGTCGATGCCGGCCTGGGCCTTACCTTGCTCGACCAGTACACCGCGCTGGGCGCAAACCCGGAGCGTGTTTCGTTGCACGAGGTCAAGCCCGCATTGCCTTTCGAGATCCAGCTGCTGCGCGCCAGCCACCGTGGCAGTTCCAGCCTGGCCGACGCGATGCGCGAACAGTTTGCCGCCGCCGCACGGGAGCTGGCGGCTGCGCTGCCGCAGCGGCTGGAAGCGCCGGCGGTCAGTTTTGAGCATGCACCTAGATGA
- a CDS encoding DUF1653 domain-containing protein, with amino-acid sequence MTQSSCPPSPHALPGAEGSSDYLHGMPYRHYKGGAYAIVGLGVIESDLSQVVVYESMRDRSRLWVRPLNVFGESVDTPQGTQARFAPDWPAALACLDFLPRATVLQVLACYDAPYRHYHDRRHVLEMFALAQARGIALMPAQALAVLFHDAVYVPGCEHNEAASAALIETMVSGVDAAVTALAARIVMDTCGHRASVPESEVVLDLDLSRLAAPDAEFDAWTVAVFEENKALLANRTGLSGDVLYAAFMQRRIAFLQAMAQRPHLFLTPAFADCEAPARANIARMAAGG; translated from the coding sequence ATGACACAGTCTTCTTGCCCGCCTTCCCCGCACGCCTTGCCCGGCGCAGAGGGGTCCTCCGACTATCTCCACGGCATGCCCTATCGCCATTACAAGGGCGGCGCCTATGCCATCGTTGGCCTCGGCGTGATCGAGTCTGACCTGTCGCAGGTGGTGGTGTACGAGTCGATGCGGGACCGCTCCCGGTTGTGGGTGCGTCCGCTGAATGTGTTTGGCGAAAGCGTGGATACGCCGCAGGGCACGCAAGCGCGTTTCGCGCCGGATTGGCCGGCCGCGCTGGCTTGCCTGGACTTCTTGCCGCGCGCGACGGTGTTGCAGGTGCTGGCCTGCTACGACGCGCCTTACCGGCATTACCACGATCGCCGCCATGTGCTGGAGATGTTCGCGCTGGCGCAGGCGCGCGGCATTGCGCTCATGCCCGCGCAGGCGCTTGCCGTGTTGTTCCACGATGCGGTCTACGTGCCGGGCTGCGAGCACAACGAAGCGGCGTCGGCCGCGTTGATCGAGACCATGGTGAGCGGGGTCGATGCGGCGGTGACAGCGCTGGCCGCGCGCATCGTGATGGATACCTGTGGGCATCGTGCATCGGTGCCGGAGTCCGAAGTGGTGCTGGATCTGGATCTGTCCCGGCTGGCTGCGCCGGACGCGGAATTCGACGCCTGGACTGTCGCTGTGTTCGAAGAGAACAAGGCGCTGCTGGCCAATCGCACTGGCCTGTCTGGCGATGTTCTGTACGCGGCATTCATGCAGCGGCGGATCGCGTTCCTGCAGGCAATGGCGCAGCGGCCACACTTGTTCCTCACGCCAGCCTTTGCCGATTGCGAAGCGCCGGCGCGCGCCAATATCGCGCGCATGGCGGCGGGGGGCTGA
- a CDS encoding D-amino acid dehydrogenase, giving the protein MKVVIVGAGVIGMSTAWRLAGDGHEVTVLERRDGPGEETSFANGGQLSYSYVAPLAGPGVLAKVPGWLLRSDSPMRFRPSGDPAQWRWLAAFARACNASASEATTRKLLRLAFYSRDLMQAFVDSQPVDFGFARRGKLIVHRDAASFDAACRLLDYQASLGCEQQALDGDACVALEPALAGIRGEIAGAIHTPSEEVADCHRFCLALAQLLHDRPGVSLRFGTGVIGIERAGDRVTGVRTDAGIERADAVVVAGGIGSVALLKPLGVRAPLWPLKGYSITVPISDGESAPHISVTDFARKIVYARIGNTLRVAGMADLVRADTVVDRARIATLAFETRALFGDMAPGMAPEQLQPWAGLRPATPTGLPMVGRSSLRGLWLNIGHGALGFTLAMGSAGLLADGLAGRKPAIDDTDFAAMLA; this is encoded by the coding sequence ATGAAGGTTGTGATCGTGGGGGCGGGCGTGATCGGGATGAGCACGGCGTGGCGGCTGGCGGGCGACGGGCACGAGGTGACCGTGCTGGAGCGGCGCGACGGCCCGGGCGAGGAAACCAGCTTCGCCAACGGCGGGCAGCTCAGCTATAGCTATGTGGCGCCGCTCGCCGGGCCGGGCGTGCTGGCCAAGGTACCCGGGTGGCTGCTGCGCTCCGATTCGCCGATGCGCTTCCGCCCATCGGGTGACCCGGCGCAGTGGCGCTGGCTGGCAGCGTTTGCACGGGCTTGCAATGCCTCCGCCAGCGAGGCCACCACGCGCAAGCTGCTGCGGCTGGCCTTCTACTCCCGCGACCTGATGCAGGCCTTTGTCGACAGCCAGCCGGTGGACTTCGGCTTTGCCCGGCGCGGCAAGCTGATTGTGCACCGCGACGCGGCCAGTTTCGATGCCGCTTGCCGCCTGCTCGATTACCAGGCCAGCCTGGGCTGCGAGCAGCAGGCGCTGGACGGCGACGCGTGCGTGGCGCTGGAGCCGGCGTTGGCCGGCATCCGCGGCGAGATTGCCGGGGCGATTCACACGCCGAGCGAGGAAGTGGCCGATTGCCATCGTTTCTGCCTGGCGTTGGCACAGTTGCTGCATGACCGTCCTGGCGTGTCGCTGCGCTTTGGCACCGGCGTGATAGGCATCGAGCGCGCAGGCGATCGCGTGACCGGCGTGCGTACCGATGCCGGCATCGAGCGGGCGGATGCCGTGGTGGTGGCAGGCGGCATCGGCAGCGTGGCCTTGCTCAAGCCCCTGGGCGTGCGGGCACCGCTGTGGCCGCTCAAGGGCTACAGCATCACGGTGCCGATTAGCGATGGCGAGAGCGCGCCGCACATCAGCGTCACCGATTTCGCGCGCAAGATCGTCTATGCCCGCATCGGCAACACCTTGCGCGTGGCGGGGATGGCCGACCTGGTGCGCGCGGATACCGTCGTCGACCGTGCTCGCATCGCCACGCTGGCCTTTGAGACCCGCGCACTGTTTGGCGACATGGCGCCGGGCATGGCGCCGGAGCAGTTGCAGCCCTGGGCGGGCCTGCGCCCGGCCACGCCGACCGGCCTGCCGATGGTGGGCCGGTCGAGCTTGCGCGGCTTGTGGCTCAACATCGGCCACGGCGCGCTTGGCTTCACGCTGGCCATGGGCAGCGCGGGCTTGCTGGCCGATGGCCTGGCCGGGCGCAAGCCGGCCATCGATGACACGGATTTCGCCGCGATGCTGGCTTGA
- a CDS encoding hemolysin family protein, with the protein MFALILLLLILISAFFSISEIALTASRRTKLQTLSERGDRRATKIMLLKEEPGNFFTIVQIGVNSVAILAGIVGEKHVSDLMQTALLPYLDVVTTQRIANVGSFLIVTLLFIQFADLIPKRIAMTFPEACALAVIGPMLTLIKIFKPLVYVFNGAANATLHLFGVPTKHIDQITSEDIAAMVDAGAEAGVLHKHEIHLIENVFELDAKSVTAVMTPRDDVVYIGLDESPDSLRRKLVNYPHAQYPVCGHNLDDVLGYIDSKDILQLFLADDSTGVIGNIGNIGKHHDKNVLVIPDTLTLTESLTRFREMHQNFAVVMNEYGLVVGIVTLDDIVGALMGNIIYSNEDEQIVRRDESSWLVDGVTPLVDLKKALELDELPGEDYVDTAAGLVIYTLKRIPKKSEAIEAAGFRFEVLDIDHHKIDQLLVSRLPSAQPFQP; encoded by the coding sequence ATGTTCGCCCTAATCCTGCTTCTCCTCATCCTGATCAGCGCCTTCTTCTCGATTTCCGAGATCGCGCTGACCGCATCGCGCCGCACCAAGCTGCAGACACTGTCCGAGCGTGGCGACCGCCGCGCCACCAAGATCATGCTGCTCAAGGAGGAGCCGGGCAACTTCTTCACCATCGTGCAGATCGGCGTCAACAGCGTGGCCATCCTGGCCGGTATCGTCGGCGAGAAGCATGTCTCCGACCTGATGCAGACGGCGCTGCTGCCCTACCTGGACGTGGTCACCACCCAGCGCATCGCCAATGTCGGCTCCTTCCTGATCGTCACCCTGCTCTTTATCCAGTTCGCCGACCTGATCCCCAAGCGCATCGCCATGACGTTTCCCGAAGCCTGCGCGCTGGCGGTGATCGGGCCGATGCTCACGCTCATCAAGATCTTCAAGCCACTGGTCTACGTCTTCAACGGTGCCGCCAATGCCACGCTGCATCTGTTCGGCGTGCCTACCAAGCACATCGACCAGATCACCTCCGAGGACATCGCCGCCATGGTCGATGCCGGGGCGGAGGCCGGCGTGCTCCACAAGCACGAGATCCACCTGATCGAAAACGTGTTCGAGCTGGACGCGAAAAGCGTCACCGCGGTGATGACCCCGCGCGACGACGTGGTCTACATCGGCCTGGACGAATCACCCGACAGCCTGCGGCGCAAGCTGGTCAACTATCCACACGCGCAATATCCGGTGTGCGGGCACAACCTCGACGACGTGCTGGGCTACATCGATTCGAAGGACATCCTGCAGCTGTTCCTTGCCGACGATTCCACCGGCGTGATCGGCAACATCGGCAATATCGGCAAGCACCACGACAAGAACGTGCTGGTGATCCCGGACACGCTGACGCTCACCGAATCGCTCACGCGCTTTCGCGAGATGCACCAGAACTTTGCGGTGGTCATGAACGAGTACGGGCTGGTAGTGGGCATCGTCACGCTGGACGATATCGTCGGCGCGCTGATGGGCAACATCATTTACTCCAACGAGGATGAACAGATCGTGCGGCGCGACGAAAGCTCGTGGCTGGTCGACGGCGTCACGCCGCTAGTGGACCTGAAGAAGGCGCTGGAGCTCGACGAGCTGCCCGGCGAGGATTACGTCGACACCGCCGCCGGGCTCGTCATCTACACGCTCAAGCGGATCCCGAAGAAATCGGAAGCGATCGAGGCTGCGGGATTCCGCTTTGAAGTGCTGGACATCGACCATCACAAGATCGATCAGTTGCTGGTTTCGCGGCTGCCGTCGGCGCAGCCATTCCAGCCGTGA
- a CDS encoding replication-associated recombination protein A: MADTLFSEAPDRSQQPLAERLRPRNIDEVIGQQHLLGAGKPLRVAFASGEPHSMILWGPPGVGKTTLARLMATAFDAEFIALSAVLSGVKDIREAVERAEQYRAHGRRTLVFVDEVHRFNKSQQDAFLPHVESGLFTFIGATTENPSFEVNGALLSRAAVYVLKSLDDAELTQLARRASEELGGLQWEDEALQLIVASADGDGRKLLNNIEIVARAARSAGAPVIDNALLGSALSENLRRFDKGGDAFYDQISALHKSVRGSDPDATLYWFCRMIDGGADPRYLARRIVRMAWEDIGLADPRAARITLDAAETYERLGSPEGELALAQALIYLAVAPKSNAGYNAYNTARAFVAKDKSRGVPVHLRNAPTKLMKELGYGHAYRYAHDEPEAYAAGEHYFPDDLKRPGWYKPTPRGLEGKISEKLRHLRDLDAQWLRQQGKGKGRDEGGGEGGAAQ; the protein is encoded by the coding sequence GTGGCGGACACGCTGTTTTCCGAAGCTCCCGATCGTTCCCAACAACCCCTGGCCGAGCGCCTGCGCCCGCGCAATATCGATGAGGTGATCGGCCAGCAACACCTGCTTGGCGCCGGCAAGCCGCTGCGGGTGGCGTTCGCGTCCGGCGAGCCGCACTCCATGATCCTGTGGGGCCCGCCCGGCGTGGGCAAGACCACGCTGGCGCGGCTGATGGCCACCGCCTTCGACGCCGAGTTCATCGCGCTGTCGGCGGTGCTGTCCGGCGTCAAGGACATCCGCGAGGCGGTCGAGCGCGCCGAGCAATACCGTGCCCACGGACGGCGCACGCTGGTGTTCGTGGACGAGGTGCACCGCTTCAACAAGAGCCAGCAGGATGCCTTCCTGCCGCACGTGGAAAGCGGGCTGTTCACCTTTATCGGCGCCACCACCGAGAACCCGTCCTTCGAGGTCAACGGCGCCTTGCTGTCGCGCGCCGCTGTCTACGTGCTCAAGAGCCTGGACGACGCCGAGCTGACGCAGCTGGCGCGGCGCGCCAGCGAAGAGCTTGGCGGCCTGCAGTGGGAGGACGAGGCGCTGCAGCTGATCGTGGCCTCGGCCGATGGCGATGGCCGCAAGCTGCTCAACAATATCGAGATCGTGGCGCGCGCCGCGCGCAGTGCCGGCGCGCCGGTCATCGACAACGCGCTGCTTGGCAGCGCCTTGTCGGAGAACCTGCGCCGCTTCGACAAGGGTGGCGATGCGTTCTACGATCAGATCAGCGCGCTGCATAAATCCGTGCGCGGCTCCGATCCCGATGCCACTCTGTACTGGTTCTGCCGCATGATCGACGGCGGCGCCGATCCGCGCTACCTGGCACGCCGCATCGTGCGCATGGCGTGGGAGGACATCGGCCTGGCCGATCCGCGTGCCGCCCGCATCACGCTGGATGCCGCCGAGACCTACGAGCGGCTGGGCTCGCCGGAAGGCGAGCTGGCGCTGGCGCAAGCCCTGATCTACCTGGCCGTGGCGCCCAAGTCCAATGCCGGCTACAACGCCTACAACACCGCGCGCGCCTTCGTGGCCAAGGACAAGTCACGCGGCGTGCCGGTGCACCTGCGCAACGCGCCGACCAAGCTGATGAAAGAGCTGGGCTACGGCCACGCCTACCGCTACGCGCACGACGAGCCCGAAGCCTATGCCGCCGGCGAGCACTACTTCCCCGACGACCTCAAGCGCCCGGGCTGGTACAAGCCCACGCCGCGCGGGCTGGAAGGCAAGATCAGCGAAAAGCTGCGCCACCTGCGCGATCTTGACGCGCAGTGGCTCCGGCAGCAGGGCAAAGGCAAGGGCCGGGACGAAGGCGGCGGCGAGGGCGGCGCAGCGCAATAA
- a CDS encoding amino acid ABC transporter permease, producing MSALQLVAASLPVLLQGMLLTIKFALLSMIFGLVIGTVVALMGISHQAVPKAIARTYVSIMRGTPLLVQIFVVYYGLPGIGIALEPTPAGVLTLSLNVGAYLSESMRGAILGIPRGQWLAAYSLGLTQGQTLRYVVGPQALRLAVPSLSNSLISLIKDTSLVSVITVTELLRTAQEVIAATYQPLPLYLAVAAIYWMLSTALAHVQRLLERRLSLPGRH from the coding sequence ATGTCCGCTCTCCAACTCGTTGCCGCATCGCTGCCCGTGCTGCTGCAGGGCATGCTGCTGACCATCAAGTTCGCGCTGCTGTCGATGATCTTCGGGCTGGTGATCGGCACCGTGGTGGCGTTGATGGGCATCAGCCACCAGGCCGTGCCGAAGGCCATCGCGCGGACCTACGTCAGCATCATGCGCGGCACGCCGCTGCTGGTGCAGATCTTCGTGGTGTATTACGGCTTGCCCGGCATCGGCATCGCGCTGGAACCCACCCCGGCGGGCGTGTTGACGCTGAGCCTGAACGTAGGGGCGTATCTCTCGGAGAGCATGCGCGGCGCCATCCTCGGCATCCCGCGCGGGCAGTGGCTGGCGGCTTACAGCCTGGGCCTGACGCAAGGCCAGACCTTGCGCTACGTGGTCGGCCCCCAGGCGCTGCGGCTGGCGGTGCCGAGCCTGTCGAACAGCCTGATCAGCCTGATCAAGGACACCTCGCTGGTGTCTGTGATCACGGTGACCGAGCTGCTGCGCACGGCGCAGGAGGTGATTGCCGCGACCTACCAGCCGTTGCCGCTTTATCTTGCCGTGGCTGCTATTTATTGGATGCTTAGTACGGCGCTGGCGCATGTGCAGCGGTTGTTGGAGAGGAGGCTGTCGTTGCCGGGGAGGCATTAG
- the serS gene encoding serine--tRNA ligase → MLDIQLFRKDIDAVAQRLATRGFQLDVAAFQALEAERKQLQTRTEELQARRNSLSKQIGMLKGKGEDASAVMAEVGGIGDALKASAARLEEIQAQLAEIMEAIPNLPHESVPVGRDETGNVEVRRVGTPRSFDFEVKDHVDVGERLGLDFDTASKVTGSRFAMLRGGIARMHRALVQLMLDTHTIEHGYTEMYVPYIVNAASMRGTGQLPKFEEDLFKVPRKVGGENSEGGERTENFYLIPTAEVPLTNIVRDAIVAGDKLPLRFVAHTPCFRSEAGSYGRDTRGMIRQHQFDKVELVQVVQPEHSFDALEQLTGHAEAILKKLDLPFRTMVLCTGDMGFGSTKTYDLEVWIPAQGTYREISSCSNMGDFQARRMQARFRAGQGKPELLHTLNGSGLAVGRTLVAILENYQNADGSLTVPAALQPYLGGLTRLEPEA, encoded by the coding sequence ATGCTAGACATCCAGCTGTTCCGCAAAGACATCGACGCCGTGGCGCAACGCCTTGCCACGCGCGGATTCCAACTCGACGTAGCGGCCTTCCAGGCACTCGAAGCCGAGCGCAAGCAACTGCAGACCCGGACCGAGGAGTTGCAGGCGCGCCGCAACAGCCTCTCCAAGCAGATCGGCATGCTCAAGGGCAAGGGCGAAGACGCCTCGGCGGTGATGGCCGAAGTCGGCGGCATCGGCGACGCGCTCAAGGCCTCGGCCGCGCGCCTGGAAGAAATCCAGGCCCAGCTCGCCGAGATCATGGAAGCCATCCCCAACCTGCCGCACGAAAGCGTGCCGGTGGGCCGGGACGAGACCGGCAATGTGGAGGTGCGCCGCGTCGGCACGCCGCGCAGCTTCGACTTCGAGGTCAAGGACCACGTCGACGTGGGCGAGCGGCTCGGGCTGGATTTCGATACCGCGAGCAAGGTCACGGGCTCGCGCTTCGCCATGCTGCGCGGTGGCATCGCACGCATGCATCGCGCGCTGGTGCAACTGATGCTGGACACCCACACGATCGAGCACGGCTACACCGAGATGTACGTGCCTTACATCGTCAATGCCGCCTCGATGCGCGGCACCGGCCAACTGCCCAAGTTCGAGGAAGACCTGTTCAAGGTGCCGCGCAAGGTCGGTGGCGAGAACAGCGAGGGTGGCGAGCGCACCGAGAACTTCTACCTGATCCCCACGGCCGAAGTGCCGCTGACCAACATCGTGCGCGACGCCATCGTGGCCGGCGACAAGCTGCCGCTGCGCTTCGTTGCCCACACGCCTTGCTTCCGCTCGGAAGCCGGCTCCTACGGCCGCGACACGCGCGGCATGATCCGCCAGCATCAGTTCGACAAGGTCGAACTCGTCCAGGTGGTGCAGCCCGAGCATTCGTTCGACGCGCTCGAGCAGCTCACCGGCCACGCCGAAGCCATCCTGAAGAAGCTGGACCTGCCGTTCCGCACCATGGTGCTATGCACTGGCGACATGGGCTTCGGCAGCACCAAGACCTATGACCTCGAAGTGTGGATCCCCGCGCAGGGCACTTACCGCGAGATCAGCTCCTGCTCGAACATGGGCGACTTCCAGGCCCGCCGCATGCAGGCCCGCTTCCGCGCAGGCCAGGGCAAGCCGGAACTGCTGCATACGCTCAATGGCTCCGGCCTGGCGGTTGGCCGCACGCTGGTGGCGATCCTGGAGAACTACCAGAACGCTGACGGCTCGCTGACGGTGCCCGCCGCATTGCAGCCGTATCTGGGCGGCCTGACGCGCCTGGAGCCCGAGGCGTAA
- a CDS encoding transporter substrate-binding domain-containing protein gives MRSLRTGCLNALFAVSLLAAGAAAQAADLLDTVKQAGVLKIGLEGTYPPFNYRGSNNQLEGFDVDVAKGVAAKLGVKPEFVTTEWSGIIAGLQAGKFDMIVNQVAVTPQRKQVLDFSTPYVYSAAQLIQRKDDNRQFKSLEDLKGKKLGVSLGSNYNELAKSVAGIDVKTYPGAPEYLRDLAAQRVDAALNDRLMIGYLIKTSNLPLRPGAIVEGGNSEVAIPFRKDNPKFAQAIDRALDEMRKDGSLGKLSAKWFGSDVTKPAR, from the coding sequence ATGCGATCGCTTCGTACTGGCTGTCTCAACGCCCTGTTCGCCGTTTCGCTGCTGGCGGCCGGTGCCGCCGCGCAGGCCGCCGACCTGCTCGACACCGTAAAGCAGGCCGGCGTGCTCAAGATCGGGCTGGAAGGCACCTATCCGCCGTTCAACTACCGGGGCAGCAATAACCAGCTGGAAGGCTTCGACGTCGATGTGGCCAAGGGCGTGGCGGCCAAGCTGGGTGTCAAGCCGGAGTTTGTCACCACCGAGTGGAGCGGCATCATTGCCGGGCTGCAGGCCGGCAAGTTCGACATGATCGTCAACCAGGTCGCGGTAACGCCGCAACGCAAGCAGGTGCTGGATTTCTCCACGCCTTACGTGTATTCGGCGGCGCAGCTGATCCAGCGCAAGGATGACAACCGGCAGTTCAAGTCCCTCGAGGACCTGAAAGGCAAGAAGCTCGGCGTGAGCCTGGGTAGCAACTACAACGAACTGGCCAAGTCGGTCGCCGGCATCGACGTCAAGACCTATCCGGGTGCGCCCGAATATCTGCGCGACCTGGCAGCGCAGCGGGTGGATGCCGCGCTGAACGACCGCCTGATGATCGGTTACCTGATCAAGACGTCAAACCTGCCGCTGCGGCCCGGCGCGATTGTGGAAGGCGGCAATTCCGAGGTGGCGATCCCCTTTCGCAAGGACAATCCGAAGTTTGCACAGGCCATCGACCGCGCGCTCGACGAGATGCGCAAGGACGGCAGCCTCGGCAAGCTTTCGGCGAAGTGGTTTGGCAGCGACGTGACCAAGCCGGCCAGATAA
- a CDS encoding glutamate/aspartate ABC transporter substrate-binding protein, with amino-acid sequence MKSQVHSNRFSRCLLAVAMLAGTAGTVSNAHAADGDTLRKIKETGVISLGYRESSIPFSYTNGRDVMGYSHEILLQIVDKVKAQVQNPKLEIKLVPITSQNRISLMQNGTIDIECGTTTNNLERQKQVAFSNSLFVYGLRMLTRKDSGVKDFPDLKDRNVVTTAGTTDERLLVKMNGEKAMNMNLISAKDHGQSFLILETGRAVAFVMDEPLLYGELTKAKSANDWTVVGTPLQTENYACMFRKDDPSFKALADGVIADLMTSGRAEQLYKKWFQSPIPPRNINLNYPLSADMKDLYAHPNDKAFQ; translated from the coding sequence ATGAAATCGCAGGTCCACTCCAACCGATTTTCCCGCTGCCTGCTGGCGGTTGCCATGCTGGCTGGCACCGCGGGCACTGTCAGCAACGCGCACGCTGCCGACGGCGATACGCTGCGCAAGATCAAGGAAACCGGCGTGATCTCGCTGGGCTATCGCGAGTCCTCCATCCCGTTCTCCTATACCAACGGACGCGATGTGATGGGCTACTCGCACGAGATCCTGCTGCAGATCGTCGACAAGGTGAAGGCGCAAGTGCAAAACCCCAAGCTCGAGATCAAGCTGGTGCCGATCACGTCGCAGAATCGCATTTCGCTGATGCAGAACGGCACCATCGACATCGAGTGCGGCACCACCACCAACAACCTGGAGCGGCAAAAGCAGGTAGCGTTTTCCAACAGCCTGTTCGTCTACGGGCTGCGCATGCTGACCAGGAAGGATTCGGGCGTGAAAGACTTCCCGGATCTCAAGGACCGCAACGTGGTGACCACCGCTGGCACCACGGATGAGCGCCTGCTGGTCAAGATGAATGGCGAGAAGGCCATGAACATGAACCTGATCAGCGCCAAGGACCACGGGCAGTCCTTCCTGATCCTGGAGACAGGGCGCGCGGTGGCCTTCGTGATGGACGAGCCGTTGCTCTACGGCGAACTGACCAAGGCCAAGAGCGCCAATGACTGGACCGTGGTCGGCACGCCGCTGCAGACCGAGAACTACGCCTGCATGTTCCGCAAGGACGATCCGTCGTTCAAGGCACTGGCCGACGGCGTGATCGCCGACCTGATGACCAGCGGCCGTGCCGAGCAGTTGTACAAGAAGTGGTTCCAGTCGCCGATTCCGCCGCGCAACATCAACCTGAACTATCCGCTGTCGGCCGACATGAAAGATCTCTACGCCCATCCCAACGACAAGGCGTTCCAGTAA
- a CDS encoding IS481 family transposase, which yields MPWSTRDTMSLRQEFILLAQQEGSNRRELCRRFSISPQTAYKWLARYAEQGEAGLVDRSRRPSRSPEQTHADLEQAVIALRQQHPAWGGRKISRRLQDLGHTEAPAPSTVTSILHRHGLITPEASAKSVAWQRFEHPEPNHLWQMDYKGWFATRDGVPCYPLTVLDDHSRFNILLTACTRTQTAVVQRHLREAFRRYGLPLRINADNGAPWGSPSQPGQLTALAIWLIRLGVRLSHSRPAHPQTNGKDERFHRTFKAEVLTGNDFASCRYAQRAFDRWRDVYNQQRPHEALGLATPVTRYRPSPRPYPEQLPPIEYGPDDTVVQVKWHGELCFQGRRFKVSNALAKLHVALRPDARHSGKYALYFAHHRFGSIDLNDPNAA from the coding sequence ATGCCTTGGAGCACGCGCGACACCATGAGCCTTCGTCAAGAATTCATCCTTCTGGCCCAGCAAGAGGGCAGCAATCGCCGCGAGTTATGCCGGCGTTTCAGCATCAGTCCCCAGACCGCCTACAAATGGCTCGCGCGCTATGCCGAGCAAGGCGAGGCCGGTCTGGTCGACCGCTCTCGGCGGCCCAGTCGCAGCCCGGAACAGACCCACGCCGACCTTGAACAGGCCGTGATCGCGCTTCGCCAGCAGCATCCTGCCTGGGGCGGGCGCAAGATCAGCCGCCGCTTGCAGGACCTGGGGCATACCGAGGCGCCGGCTCCCAGCACTGTCACCTCGATCCTGCATCGCCACGGGCTAATTACCCCGGAGGCCTCCGCCAAATCGGTGGCATGGCAGCGTTTCGAGCATCCCGAGCCCAACCATCTCTGGCAAATGGACTACAAAGGCTGGTTTGCCACCCGAGACGGCGTGCCGTGTTACCCGCTGACAGTGCTGGACGACCATTCCCGCTTCAATATCCTGCTCACGGCCTGCACCAGAACCCAGACTGCAGTGGTGCAGCGCCATCTGCGCGAGGCTTTCCGTCGTTATGGGCTGCCGCTGCGCATCAACGCCGACAACGGTGCGCCCTGGGGCAGCCCTTCCCAACCCGGCCAGCTCACGGCCCTGGCGATCTGGTTGATTCGCCTGGGCGTACGCCTGAGCCATAGCCGCCCCGCGCACCCACAAACCAATGGCAAGGATGAGCGGTTCCACCGCACCTTTAAGGCCGAGGTGCTCACCGGCAACGACTTTGCTTCCTGCCGTTATGCGCAGCGCGCATTCGATCGCTGGCGCGATGTCTACAACCAGCAGCGACCTCACGAAGCCCTTGGCCTGGCGACGCCCGTCACGCGGTATCGGCCCAGCCCGAGGCCATATCCGGAGCAGTTGCCGCCCATCGAATACGGCCCTGACGACACCGTAGTGCAGGTCAAATGGCACGGCGAGCTCTGTTTCCAGGGACGTCGCTTCAAGGTTTCGAATGCCCTAGCCAAGCTGCACGTGGCGCTGCGGCCTGACGCCAGACACAGCGGCAAATACGCCCTTTACTTCGCACATCATCGCTTCGGAAGCATCGACCTAAACGACCCGAATGCCGCTTAA